CGCATATGATTGTTTTATATTAATTTCGACGGAAGGGTTGGCTTATCTACCAGTGAGATAGTGCATGTGCCATCATGAACTTGTATTTTGAGTCGTCACACctcttatttatgaaaaaagacccatttttctttaataattctCATATCATATTTCATAACTTACTTCAATCGGTACATTATTGTAAACctttaactaaaaaatattataatcaaTTAGAAGTTCTAATACCTTTTCCTACGAATTGAATGACTAAAACTTATCACAGACATTTTTATCcatcaaaatattgaaatatgatCCAAAAATGTTTTCTAATGATATACTAACATCTTTTGTATAACATATTTTCTATAAACATTTTCTACCAAATATGCCCATGTAACAAGTTAATTATTGTGCTCCCTATCTCCAAATATAACCATGGAATATGACAtgtcaaatttgaatttgaattttagcAATTTCaaactttttaagaaaaaaagtaaaacaatTTCCTTAAAACAAGATTACACAAgtcaatttatttaaaatttggaaCCCAACTAAAGAAATTTCTTAATTTGACTACATTGACGATTCTTGTTCGGAACCTATAAAAGCCAAACACCTCTTCAAGTTTTATATATTGTACTCCAAAAGAAAGTGTTTTTTTGGATTGAGTATCAAATATGGCTGGAAAAAGGCATAGGGATACTAGGGATTGTAGTGAAAATGTGAGAAACTCCATCCTAGATAGAAGAGCAACAAGTTTCTTTAAGAAAGCAGAAGAGTTTTCTATTTTGTGTGATGTAGAAGTCGCCATAATTATTTTTAGGCCAGGGAATATCCAACCCATTGCTTGGAAATCTACAAGTCTGGATCAAGATGTCTTAAAAAGGTATTTACGTTTTACCAAGTTCGAAAGGCTTAAAAAGTTTGTCATACATGAAACCTATCTTCAGGGGAAAGTAGATAAGAAAGAAGAACATATTGGCAAATTAGAGAAAACGAATGAGGAGAATGAAATGGAACTCCTCTTCAACCAACTAGTGGAGGGAAAGAGTATTAATAAACTTGATGCAAGACAAATGAAAGGTTTGTTAAAGGTGTTTTCTACTAAATTAAGTAAAATtgatgaaagaaagaaagaactgAAACAGCCTCCAAATCCTCCATCCAACAACGAAAATGTTACCCTATCAGCAAGTACAATGGAAGATGTATTCAATGACCCGTGGTTTATTGAGTCTATGGCTACATTAGGGGATGGAAGCGGTACAAAGCCTGCACCAAC
This sequence is a window from Solanum dulcamara chromosome 10, daSolDulc1.2, whole genome shotgun sequence. Protein-coding genes within it:
- the LOC129870194 gene encoding agamous-like MADS-box protein AGL86 encodes the protein MAGKRHRDTRDCSENVRNSILDRRATSFFKKAEEFSILCDVEVAIIIFRPGNIQPIAWKSTSLDQDVLKRYLRFTKFERLKKFVIHETYLQGKVDKKEEHIGKLEKTNEENEMELLFNQLVEGKSINKLDARQMKGLLKVFSTKLSKIDERKKELKQPPNPPSNNENVTLSASTMEDVFNDPWFIESMATLGDGSGTKPAPTEGNDTNVEDDGHSKDLN